A genome region from Triticum aestivum cultivar Chinese Spring chromosome 2B, IWGSC CS RefSeq v2.1, whole genome shotgun sequence includes the following:
- the LOC123039567 gene encoding uncharacterized protein, translated as MKSSTFVYERNLNCTGILMNEDLEHGYIVTVVLLTEFQTFEDKSSAINQNTGVSERLAEMIRVWLPGKKMAVGKPEYKKITEERLEIECLYNERVMEVMWGIQNCMPGLIPIEKSQLAKEDRLPSKGLQEFLKCYGCNVKPEMVNEQIVATASTLSACDYVEKKYSLVLREAGAVIKDVSGISCEGWSLLDIATALKIIWKPKKVGNSSLVSKDEALRLVNDASKYEALVNKYPCFRAYKDMSKAHDDRISKELLKSLVEGLKKP; from the exons ATGAAGAGCAGCACCTTTGTTTATGAACGTAATCTGAATTGCACTGGTATTTTGATGAATGAGGACTTGGAACATGGGTACATCGTTACG GTTGTTTTACTGACGGAGTTCCAAACTTTTGAGGACAAGTCCAGTGCCATTAATCAGAACACTGGTGTCAGTGAAAGACTTGCTGAGATGATCAGGGTGTGGCTCCCTGGGAAGAAAATGGCAGTCGGAAAGCCTGAATATAAGAAAATCACTGAAGAGAGATTG GAAATAGAATGCCTGTATAATGAACGGGTGATGGAGGTAATGTGGGGCATACAGAATTGCATGCCAGGTTTGATACCTATAGAAAAATCACAGCTGGCTAAAGAGGACCGCCTCCCGAGTAAGGGATTGCAAGAATTCTTGAAGTGTTATGGCTGCAATGTCAAACCAGAGATG GTCAATGAACAAATTGTTGCGACGGCTTCCACATTGTCTGCGTGTGATTATGTTGAGAAGAAATATTCTCTAGTCTTGCGCGAAGCAGGTGCTGTCATTAAGGATGTGTCTGGCATCAGCTGTGAGGGTTGGAGCTTACTGGACATTGCAACAGCTCTGAAGATTATATGGAAGCCTAAAAAAGTTGGCAATTCTTCTCTG GTTTCAAAAGATGAGGCACTAAGATTGGTGAACGATGCATCTAAATATGAAGCTCTGGTGAATAAGTATCCTTGTTTTCGAGCCTACAAAGACATGTCGAAAGCTCATGATGATAGGATCTCGAAAGAACTACTGAAATCATTGGTTGAGGGCCTGAAGAAACCATAA